In Corynebacterium guangdongense, one DNA window encodes the following:
- a CDS encoding NAD-dependent epimerase/dehydratase family protein, with protein sequence MKVAILGGDGFCGWPASLYLSDQGHDVIIVDNLSRRAIDEELGAESLTPIATPEERVAAWKEVTGKEIAFHNFNVAEDYDTLLDFLRTEQPDAVVHFAEQRAAPYSMKNSKNKRYTVDNNTNATNNLLAAIVEADLDIHVVHLGTMGVYGYGTAGMKIPEGYLEIQVMSDEDEAGNKVEPHPIEMEILYPSNPGSIYHMTKVLDQTLFAFYAKNDELRITDLHQGIIWGTTTEQTAKDERLINRFDYDGDYGTVLNRFLMQAAVDYPLTVHGTGGQTRAFIHIRDMVRCIEIALQNPPARGERVKIFNQMTETHRVRDLANLLAEISGAEVANVPNPRKESAENELHVVNETFLDLGLKPTKLADGLLHEVEEVARKYADRADMSKIPARSLWTKSNEAGVPAVTADAK encoded by the coding sequence GTGAAGGTTGCGATTCTTGGCGGCGACGGCTTCTGCGGTTGGCCCGCCTCGCTCTACCTCTCGGACCAGGGCCACGACGTGATCATCGTCGACAACCTGTCCCGTCGCGCCATCGACGAGGAACTCGGCGCCGAGTCCCTCACCCCGATCGCCACCCCGGAGGAGCGCGTCGCGGCCTGGAAGGAAGTCACCGGCAAGGAGATCGCCTTCCACAACTTCAACGTCGCGGAGGACTACGACACCCTGCTGGACTTCCTGAGGACCGAGCAGCCGGACGCCGTGGTCCACTTCGCCGAGCAGCGGGCCGCGCCGTACTCGATGAAGAACTCGAAGAACAAGCGCTACACGGTCGACAACAACACCAACGCGACCAACAACCTGCTGGCCGCCATCGTCGAGGCCGACCTGGACATCCATGTCGTCCACCTGGGTACCATGGGCGTCTACGGCTACGGCACCGCCGGCATGAAGATCCCGGAGGGCTACCTGGAGATCCAGGTCATGTCCGACGAGGACGAGGCGGGCAACAAGGTCGAGCCGCACCCGATCGAGATGGAGATCCTCTACCCGAGCAACCCGGGCTCGATCTACCACATGACCAAGGTGCTGGATCAGACGCTGTTCGCGTTCTACGCCAAGAACGACGAACTGCGCATCACCGACCTGCACCAGGGCATCATCTGGGGCACCACCACGGAGCAGACCGCCAAGGACGAGCGCCTCATCAACCGCTTCGACTACGACGGCGATTACGGCACGGTGCTCAACCGCTTCCTCATGCAGGCCGCGGTCGACTACCCGCTGACCGTCCACGGCACCGGCGGCCAGACCCGCGCGTTCATCCACATCCGTGACATGGTCCGCTGCATCGAGATCGCGCTGCAGAACCCGCCGGCCCGCGGCGAGCGCGTCAAGATCTTCAACCAGATGACCGAGACCCACCGCGTCCGCGACCTGGCGAACCTGCTCGCCGAGATTTCCGGCGCCGAGGTCGCCAACGTCCCGAACCCGCGCAAGGAGTCCGCCGAGAACGAGCTGCACGTCGTCAACGAGACCTTCCTGGACCTCGGCCTGAAGCCGACGAAGCTTGCCGACGGCCTGCTGCACGAGGTCGAGGAGGTCGCCCGCAAGTACGCCGACCGCGCGGACATGTCGAAGATTCCGGCGCGTTCCCTGTGGACGAAGAGCAACGAGGCCGGCGTGCCCGCTGTCACGGCCGACGCGAAGTAA
- a CDS encoding HNH endonuclease signature motif containing protein has protein sequence MNHLDALETLLRGGVALLAAAAGKTPRQLASLGLPLHQARSMLTLAGVYFGPTKSTARQRRCAAAARANGHSLPTLEMIEKHAGRVPSPWALREELCAMTGSYEEIRAHAKARVEELTADRPPNPRRGLRVTHDVQAMAATIHYTAPEHEVAALLAEVRTPEGFRALLADGAPTTVIRTHAFLHVDEEMAIESGEGDDILFALSNGARMTGAELLAAKYRERGEDVLVHPMHGAVNAYRTSRFANEKQRLLAAAENPVCGWDGCGSPADKSQVHHLRAWEHGGPTNAENHATCCGYHNGVNDDDPNAPPRRGRLERRNGEIVYVSPGGSVTRNGHPTARLGVMRRKAGTPA, from the coding sequence ATGAACCACCTGGACGCACTCGAGACGCTGCTGCGCGGCGGCGTCGCACTGCTGGCCGCCGCCGCCGGGAAGACGCCCCGGCAGCTGGCCTCCCTGGGCCTGCCGCTGCACCAGGCGCGCTCGATGCTCACGCTGGCGGGGGTCTACTTCGGCCCGACGAAGTCCACGGCCCGCCAGCGCCGCTGCGCCGCCGCCGCCCGCGCCAACGGCCACTCCCTGCCGACCCTGGAGATGATCGAGAAGCACGCGGGAAGGGTGCCCTCCCCGTGGGCGCTGCGTGAGGAACTCTGCGCCATGACCGGCAGCTACGAGGAAATCCGCGCCCACGCCAAGGCCCGCGTCGAGGAACTCACCGCCGACCGGCCGCCCAACCCCCGCCGCGGCCTGCGCGTCACCCACGACGTCCAGGCGATGGCGGCGACCATCCACTACACCGCGCCGGAACACGAGGTCGCCGCGCTCCTGGCGGAGGTCAGGACTCCGGAGGGCTTCAGGGCGCTGCTTGCCGACGGCGCGCCCACCACCGTCATCCGCACCCACGCCTTCCTCCACGTCGACGAGGAAATGGCCATTGAGTCCGGAGAGGGAGACGACATTCTCTTCGCCCTGAGCAACGGCGCCCGCATGACCGGGGCCGAACTGCTCGCCGCGAAGTACCGCGAACGCGGCGAGGACGTCCTCGTCCACCCCATGCACGGGGCGGTCAACGCCTACCGCACCAGCCGCTTCGCCAACGAGAAACAGCGTCTGCTGGCCGCCGCCGAGAACCCGGTCTGTGGTTGGGACGGATGCGGCAGTCCCGCCGACAAGTCCCAGGTCCACCACCTGAGGGCCTGGGAGCACGGCGGTCCCACCAACGCGGAGAACCACGCCACCTGCTGCGGCTACCACAACGGCGTCAACGACGACGACCCGAACGCCCCGCCCCGACGCGGCCGGCTGGAACGGCGCAACGGGGAGATCGTGTACGTCTCGCCCGGCGGTTCGGTGACGCGCAACGGGCATCCGACGGCACGGCTGGGAGTGATGCGTCGGAAAGCGGGAACGCCCGCCTGA
- a CDS encoding glycosyltransferase family 4 protein: MRISMFTEVFLPKIDGVVTRVTRTLEQLAEMGHEVQLFAPGDPPAEYAGFEVVGVPGVSFKPVYPEITVARPNSRIAKKIKEFQPDVIHAVNPVWLAAYGVGIAKRRNLPLVASFHTDVPEYVESLRIGWLRQPAASWIRMLHNRAAVNLCTSGPMIDKAVAGGIRNVELWPKAVDTVGYHPAKNNEHSRSLLSGGRPDDPLVVYVGRMSLEKNLDRLAPIMRRVRETVPHARLAMVGSGPAIDELKRLMDPAYTTFTGYMSGADLAGAFAAGDVFAFPSTTETLGLVALESFASGVPVVGARAGGIPFVIDDGETGFLVEPEDVAGWAGRIAALLTDADRHRAMSLAARAEAERWSWREATETLVSYYDRAVEAHPRGR, from the coding sequence ATGCGGATCTCGATGTTCACGGAGGTCTTCCTCCCGAAAATCGACGGCGTGGTCACCCGGGTGACGCGCACGCTCGAGCAGCTGGCGGAGATGGGCCACGAGGTCCAGCTCTTCGCCCCCGGCGACCCGCCCGCCGAGTACGCGGGCTTCGAGGTCGTCGGCGTGCCGGGAGTCTCCTTCAAGCCGGTCTACCCGGAGATCACGGTGGCGCGGCCGAACTCGAGGATCGCGAAGAAGATCAAGGAGTTCCAGCCCGACGTCATCCACGCGGTGAACCCGGTGTGGCTGGCGGCCTACGGGGTGGGCATCGCGAAGCGGAGGAACCTGCCGCTGGTGGCCAGCTTCCACACCGATGTGCCGGAATACGTCGAGTCCCTGCGCATCGGGTGGCTGCGCCAGCCGGCGGCCAGCTGGATCCGGATGCTGCACAACCGCGCCGCGGTGAACCTGTGCACCTCGGGGCCGATGATCGACAAGGCCGTCGCCGGCGGCATCCGCAACGTGGAACTGTGGCCGAAGGCGGTCGACACCGTCGGCTACCACCCGGCGAAGAACAACGAGCACTCCCGCAGCCTGCTCTCCGGCGGGCGCCCGGATGACCCGCTGGTGGTCTACGTCGGGCGCATGTCGCTGGAGAAGAACCTCGACCGCCTGGCGCCGATCATGCGCAGGGTGCGGGAGACGGTGCCGCACGCGCGGCTGGCGATGGTCGGTTCCGGCCCCGCGATCGACGAGCTGAAGAGGCTCATGGATCCGGCCTACACCACCTTCACCGGCTACATGTCGGGCGCGGACCTGGCGGGGGCCTTCGCCGCCGGCGACGTCTTCGCGTTCCCCTCGACGACGGAGACCCTCGGCCTGGTGGCGCTGGAGTCCTTCGCCTCCGGGGTGCCGGTGGTCGGGGCGCGGGCCGGCGGGATCCCGTTCGTCATCGACGACGGTGAGACCGGGTTCCTCGTCGAGCCGGAGGACGTCGCGGGCTGGGCCGGGCGCATCGCCGCTCTGCTCACCGACGCCGACCGGCACCGCGCCATGTCGCTGGCCGCCCGCGCGGAGGCCGAGCGCTGGTCCTGGCGGGAGGCGACGGAGACGCTGGTGAGCTACTACGACCGCGCCGTCGAGGCGCACCCTAGGGGTAGGTGA
- a CDS encoding GNAT family N-acetyltransferase, which produces MFEIVAGQTRREDVLILFAEYFATLVDAGLAAVLATQNPEAELSDLDSVYAAPTGGLWLALHDGAPVGCVAVKRNNDVHGELKRLYVRPAGRGHGLGSLLLETAITGARDLGYRRLRLDTAPHMTAAIGLYERHGFYRVGAYNDNPAADAVFMELAL; this is translated from the coding sequence ATGTTCGAGATTGTCGCCGGCCAAACCCGCCGCGAGGACGTTCTGATCCTCTTCGCGGAGTACTTCGCCACGCTTGTCGACGCCGGCCTCGCCGCCGTCCTGGCCACCCAGAACCCGGAGGCCGAGCTCTCCGACCTCGACTCCGTCTACGCCGCGCCCACCGGCGGGCTGTGGCTGGCGCTGCACGACGGGGCGCCCGTCGGCTGCGTCGCCGTCAAACGCAACAACGACGTCCACGGTGAGCTCAAGCGCCTCTACGTCCGCCCCGCCGGGCGCGGCCACGGCCTCGGTTCCCTGCTGCTAGAGACCGCGATCACCGGCGCCCGCGACCTCGGCTACCGTCGGTTGCGCCTGGACACTGCACCGCACATGACCGCGGCGATCGGACTGTACGAGCGCCACGGCTTCTACCGCGTCGGGGCCTACAACGACAACCCCGCCGCCGACGCGGTCTTCATGGAACTGGCTCTGTGA
- the pulA gene encoding type I pullulanase produces the protein MSTFYSGDLGPSYAPGGTTLTLYAPDAAAVTLLLVEGERPMRRHEAGTWRIFLDGDRHGTHYRYLITRADGTRAESTDPWAHGVAANGVASVIVDFSRAGGPVPRMPAFGAYTDAVIYEAHVRDMTIGRDAGVVKPGTFVGLAQPGTRTPEGSPTGLDYLSGLGVTHVQFLPIYDFGSVDELGNLRMGHQYNWGYDPDHHNAVEGSYATDPADPLSRIRELKQMVTALHDRGLRVIMDVVYNHVYDVRTSPLALTAPDVYFRRTPEGEFLDATWCGSETASEHPMTRRYIVDSVAWWAEEFGLDGFRFDLMGIHDTDTLAAVRARLDDIDPSIIVIGEGWEMGNHPHGVTPANFHHADTLPGVGFFNDVFRDTVRGPVFRPTHPGAISGAQSTEVSRRLFDVLTGSRGERRFLSAAQSVNFVEVHDNHTLRDALKFARPHADEAEIARRHMLATELVMLAAGVPFLHAGQEMMRSKEGDGNSYRSSDHVNAFDYPRGLREPYATVGRHVRELIAWRRRSDWLRVHSLDEITATRHLEIAEPGRLQYLVTGPSHHRVFVNTGDQDWHAEAGEHVVELADHRIQSTPGSGRVTVAPCSVTVVTYP, from the coding sequence GTGAGCACCTTCTACAGCGGAGACCTCGGCCCCTCCTACGCCCCGGGCGGCACCACCCTGACGCTCTACGCCCCCGACGCCGCGGCGGTGACGCTGCTGCTGGTGGAGGGGGAGCGCCCCATGCGCCGCCACGAGGCCGGCACCTGGCGCATCTTCCTCGACGGGGACCGCCACGGCACCCACTACCGCTACCTGATCACCCGGGCCGACGGCACGCGGGCCGAGTCGACCGACCCCTGGGCCCACGGGGTCGCCGCCAACGGGGTGGCCTCGGTCATCGTCGACTTCTCCCGCGCCGGCGGCCCCGTGCCGCGGATGCCCGCCTTCGGCGCCTACACCGACGCAGTCATCTACGAGGCGCACGTGCGGGACATGACGATCGGCCGCGATGCGGGCGTCGTCAAGCCGGGCACCTTCGTCGGGCTGGCCCAGCCGGGGACGCGGACCCCGGAGGGCAGCCCCACCGGCCTGGACTACCTCAGCGGGCTGGGCGTGACGCACGTGCAGTTCCTGCCGATCTACGACTTCGGCTCCGTCGACGAGCTCGGCAACCTGCGCATGGGCCACCAGTACAACTGGGGCTACGACCCGGACCACCACAACGCCGTGGAGGGCTCCTACGCCACCGACCCCGCCGACCCGCTCTCGCGCATCCGCGAACTCAAGCAGATGGTCACCGCGCTGCACGACCGCGGCCTGCGCGTGATCATGGACGTAGTCTACAACCACGTCTACGACGTCCGCACCAGCCCGCTGGCGCTGACCGCCCCCGACGTCTACTTCCGGCGCACCCCCGAGGGCGAATTCCTCGACGCCACCTGGTGCGGCTCCGAGACCGCCTCCGAACACCCCATGACCCGCCGCTACATCGTCGACTCGGTGGCCTGGTGGGCCGAGGAATTCGGCCTCGACGGCTTCCGCTTCGACCTCATGGGAATCCACGACACCGACACGCTGGCGGCCGTGCGCGCCCGCCTCGACGACATCGATCCCTCCATCATCGTCATCGGTGAGGGCTGGGAGATGGGCAACCATCCGCACGGCGTCACCCCGGCCAACTTCCACCACGCCGACACCCTGCCCGGGGTCGGCTTCTTCAACGACGTCTTCCGCGACACCGTCCGTGGCCCCGTCTTCCGGCCGACGCACCCCGGCGCCATCTCCGGCGCGCAGTCCACCGAGGTCAGCCGCCGCCTCTTCGACGTGCTCACCGGCTCCCGCGGCGAACGCCGCTTCCTCTCGGCGGCGCAGTCCGTCAACTTCGTCGAAGTGCACGACAACCACACGCTTCGCGACGCCCTCAAGTTCGCCCGCCCGCACGCCGACGAGGCCGAGATCGCCCGCCGGCACATGCTCGCCACCGAACTGGTCATGCTCGCCGCCGGCGTACCCTTCCTCCACGCCGGCCAGGAGATGATGCGTTCGAAGGAGGGCGACGGCAACTCCTACCGCTCCTCCGACCACGTCAACGCCTTCGACTACCCGCGCGGGCTGCGCGAGCCCTACGCCACCGTCGGGCGGCACGTGCGCGAGCTCATCGCCTGGCGACGCCGCTCCGACTGGCTGCGGGTCCACTCCCTCGACGAGATCACCGCCACCCGCCACCTGGAAATCGCCGAGCCCGGACGCCTGCAGTACCTGGTGACGGGCCCCAGCCACCACCGGGTGTTCGTCAACACCGGCGATCAGGACTGGCACGCCGAGGCCGGCGAGCACGTCGTCGAGCTCGCCGACCACCGGATCCAGTCCACCCCCGGCAGCGGCCGGGTCACCGTCGCACCATGCTCGGTGACGGTGGTCACCTACCCCTAG